The following is a genomic window from Bacillota bacterium.
AGTGCGGCGTGATCATGGGGCCCCAGCAGCCGGGCGGGGTGACGGCGCGGATCCGGCCGCCGCTGGGGATGCGGCCGAAGAAGCCGGCGCCGGGGCCGATCAGCCCGAAGATCTTGCGAACCAGGCTGATGGTGGCTCCGTAGAGATCGCGGCTCAAGAGCACCCGGTCGCCGCCTCCGCCCCCTCCAGCAGGGCTACGGCCTCTTCAAAGGCCGCCACGGTGGGGTTGTGGTGCCGCGTATAGGTGAAGCCGCTCCGGGCTCCCCCCAGGATGGCGTCCATCTCCGTGGGGCCGGGGGCGACGTACGTGTTGCTGGCGTAGATGGGCCCCACCGTGGGCGTGAAGGTCGGCGCCGGGCGGC
Proteins encoded in this region:
- a CDS encoding PLP-dependent transferase, with translation MELRDCSPATVAVHAGERRPAPTFTPTVGPIYASNTYVAPGPTEMDAILGGARSGFTYTRHHNPTVAAFEEAVALLEGAEAATGCS